The segment AACGGCTTTCTCGGGCATCAACTCGGCCAGTTCGGACGCGTATTCCGACATCAGGGTCTCCCAAACAGGTCAACCAGATTGCGGGTGGACGAGCCGAACGTCTCCAGCTGGTTCAGGATACGCAGCGTATTGTTCTGCCTGTCGGCCTCCAGGACCTGCCGGTTGAGATCATTGATGTAATAGGCGTCCACCGCGCGAAGATACAGGTCGATGACCGGAGAAATCGAACCCGTGATGCGGGCAACGAATTCCTCGAGCCGGACCAGCCGGCGGCGCGGAATGTACACGATGTCGCCCGGGTGCAGCGGGAAGTCGCGGCCGGTCTTGAGCATCTCGCGGACGTTCATGTGCAGCACGTCGGTGTTCTCGGTATTCACCTGGCGCAACAGCACGACGCTGCGCAGCCGCGCCGTGCTCGTGTCAAACCCGCCCGACAGCGCCAGCAGTTGCAGCATGGTCATGCCTTCGGTCAACTCGACGATGACGGGATTGCGGCTCTCGCCGAGGAGGTACACAAGATTCACGCCTTCCGGCACGTACACCACGTCTCCGTAATACACTTGCGCGTCCGAGGCATGCGAGCCCGGCTCGCCCATGTGGCGAAGGTCGTATTCGTAGACCTCCCGTTCGCCGCCCGCGTGGCGGATCACAAACGCCTTGGTCAATTGGCCCGTAACACCTATAAAACCGCCCGTGCTGCTTGACGTGTTCCGCTGGCGCAACCCGCCCGCCAGCGTGACCGCCTCCACCAGCGAAGTCGCCCGCGTATACGGATAGCGGCCCGGCGTGGCCACGTCGCCCATGACCAGAAAAGTTTTGCTGGTGGGCTCCCGCACGACCAGCGACAGTTGCGGGTCGCGGAAAACACGGGCATAGGCCGTTCGCAGCCGTTCCTCCGCTTCGACGCGCGTGATGTCGGCCACGCGCTGGTCGGGCACCAACGGCAGGGAGACGTAACCGTCATAGCGGACGGTGATTTCGCGGTTCAGGTTCTCATCATCAAACGAATAGAATTCAAGCAGGTCACCCGCGCCGATCAGATACTCCTCATCCATGGCGTCCGCCACGTGCCTGTCAACGGCGGCTGGCGGCGCGGGCGCGGGCGCGGGAACCGCCTCCGCGTACGTCGCGCCTTCGAGTTCCGCAAGGCGCGCATCGAGGTCGAGGAATCGCTCCTCGAAATTCTCCGGGGTTGTCTCAATCACCTGCGGCGGGCGGCCCTCCAACTCCGCAAGCTTCGTTTCCATCTCGCGGATGCGCCCTTCGAACTGCGCCCGTGCGTCTTCGAGGAGCGTGGCCGGGGCCGCTTCGCGCGGCGCGGTTTCCGCCGCCGCGAGACGCGCCTCGAGTTCGCCGACCCGCCGTTCGAGTTCTGGCGGGGTCACAGGCTGCGGTGATTCGCGTTCGGGCGGCGCCTGGCCCTCCGCTGAGGCAAGGCGCACTTCCAACTCGCGGAGGCGCCGTTCGAGCGTGGCCTGGCCCGTGCGCAGTTCGTTGTCGGGCTGGGGCGCGGGGCGGCCGGAGAGTTCCGCAAGTTTTGCTTCGAGTTCGGCCAGCCGCCGTTCGAGCGCCTGC is part of the Candidatus Hydrogenedentota bacterium genome and harbors:
- a CDS encoding SLBB domain-containing protein, yielding MNGHQKLWVSGILPLLILAGCAGRQTAFEESPARRLDAAPMAQEMETPLKTNGHGALPRVPANGATTEPPGTVAAVTRQTGDPAIPERATVSNAELYGAAFPGLNADLSRGPEAAPPQPPPAPAISPEVQQALERRLAELEAKLAELSGRPAPQPDNELRTGQATLERRLRELEVRLASAEGQAPPERESPQPVTPPELERRVGELEARLAAAETAPREAAPATLLEDARAQFEGRIREMETKLAELEGRPPQVIETTPENFEERFLDLDARLAELEGATYAEAVPAPAPAPPAAVDRHVADAMDEEYLIGAGDLLEFYSFDDENLNREITVRYDGYVSLPLVPDQRVADITRVEAEERLRTAYARVFRDPQLSLVVREPTSKTFLVMGDVATPGRYPYTRATSLVEAVTLAGGLRQRNTSSSTGGFIGVTGQLTKAFVIRHAGGEREVYEYDLRHMGEPGSHASDAQVYYGDVVYVPEGVNLVYLLGESRNPVIVELTEGMTMLQLLALSGGFDTSTARLRSVVLLRQVNTENTDVLHMNVREMLKTGRDFPLHPGDIVYIPRRRLVRLEEFVARITGSISPVIDLYLRAVDAYYINDLNRQVLEADRQNNTLRILNQLETFGSSTRNLVDLFGRP